The sequence CCTGTATGGTTTTTATTAAAAATGTTTTTCATGGCTTTTTGTTTTATTTGGATAAGAGCTACCCTACCTCGACTTAGAATGGATCAAGTTATGTCATTTGCATGGAAATTTTTATTACCATTAAGCTTATTAAATATATTTGTTACTGCATTTGAAGTTTTAATTTTTGGAGCTAATGGAATTTTTACTCAAGGTGATTTATGGCTGATGTCGGGTATCAATATTATTGTATCAATAATTGGTATTGTTATATTTAGTAAAATTCTTGAAATTGATTCAGGTTTCAATACTCAGTTTAAGGCAACAGTTTAAATAAGGAGAGAATAATTTGTACGGACTTGGAATAATTAAAGGATTGTTAGTTACTCTCAGGAATTTTGTGCGTAAGCCTGCTACTATCAATTATCCAGAACAAAGAGCTCCACAACACTCACGATTTAGAGGAGAAGAATTTGCATGGTATGAAGAGAGATGTACGGGTTGTGCAAGCTGTGCAAAGTTTTGTCCTTTAGGAATCATTCATATCGTCACAAGTCCCAGTGAGGTAAATATTCCCGAAGGTGATTCTTACAAATTAGAAGCTTTTGATATAGATATAGCAAGATGTATGTTTTGTGGTTTTTGTGTCGAAGTGTGCCCTTATGATGCATTGTTTATGGGGAGTGGTTTTGAGGAAGCACAATATAGTAGACAAGATCTAGTTCTTGATAAAATTAAAGATCAGAGAGAGGGTAAAAATAAATCTCCTAGCACATGGTTCAGGCCACAATTGGAATCCCAAAAATACC comes from SAR202 cluster bacterium and encodes:
- a CDS encoding NADH-quinone oxidoreductase subunit I, with amino-acid sequence MYGLGIIKGLLVTLRNFVRKPATINYPEQRAPQHSRFRGEEFAWYEERCTGCASCAKFCPLGIIHIVTSPSEVNIPEGDSYKLEAFDIDIARCMFCGFCVEVCPYDALFMGSGFEEAQYSRQDLVLDKIKDQREGKNKSPSTWFRPQLESQKYLPLSDKEMKWDDAGREEWTYHPAKRPKRDLLSWRNKNFKNKGEN